The segment AGAGTTGCAGTGTATGTGTGAAATGCTGGAAACCCCTTTTAACTTGGGACAGGAGAAGCAAAAGAACATGTTAAATAAAGCACTTACTGGATTTACTGCAGCCATAAAGCATATTGATCTTTTGAATATCTCTCGGAGACATTGCTATTCTCTGTCCGATTTCTACCGTTTCATCTGGAATGGGTACAATAGTGAACTTTCCGGTTGTATTTGAGAAAGCATCTCTGTGTGGAGTGAAAATAACAGTGTTTTATTCAGATCAATACTGAAAAAGAGAAAAGATCTCCTCACATTGTGTGGCAGGTAATTGAGACAGGCTGAAAACCTGGACTTTCTGTTTCTTCTTACCTTCCATAGTGCATGATGGAGGTGTAGTCGTATGGCATGCCCAAGGTATTAATGTCCTGCTTGTAAAAGTTCGAAACTTGGTCTGTAAAGGGAAGGAGATGCTGGTTAAGAAGGTAAAGCTGCTACACCAGAATCTGGTTCTGTGTTTTACTTCCAGACACCTATTGTAAAAGCATTAGTGAGAGGTCTCCAGTTATTCATTGAAATGATAATGCATTCTGAAATCCCATTATAAACCCTGGCTGAACTGCACACACTTGTTTTCAACATGCCACTAGAGGCTCCTGTGAGTGTCGGGGGTCCTTCCTTTCTCATGATCCCTGCAATAAGGGCTGCCCAATTAGCACAGACTCCTACCTTTCTTGAGCTCTGACTAACAGTTGAATCACTCTGTAATGAAAGGCTATTGGGATACAAAGCCATGGTGAATGGAATATTTGTGTTGCTGCTTTCCACCCTCccctcagctctctctccagtGCTCTTTATTGTGATTGTGTGAGCGCTCCTGGAAAGGACTCCTTGTAGTTTCCTTACCTGCTGGGATGTACTGCCAGTTGATTCTGACATAGCTGTCGCGGTCAGGTCTGCTCTGCTCGTGAAAGAAGCCTAGTGCATGGATGAGCTCATGTTGAGCCGTGGCTTTGTAAACACAGCCTCCCTTTGACAGGGACACTTGCTGAACGCCTTTATACTTTCCAATATTGGACCAGCAGCTATGGGTGGAAAGAGATTCCTGTTTAGAAATCTTGTACTTTTGATCTGTAAAAGTCGTTGCATATTTGTGAAGTTTTGAGACACGCTTGCTATACACCTTTAACCTTGAAAGCCACTCAAATGGTAGGATTcgtcagagacacacagagtggtTATTTACCCGTTCTGAGGACTGATATTTATGTAGTCTTTTTCTGTAGTTCGCTGTTTAAATTTGATGCAGGTCTGTGCTTCGAAGTCTGGGAATGCGCTGGAGATTATGTCCTTCTCTTTAGCACCTGTAAAAAAGGATAAACCAATTGAAACAcattgatattttaatatatcaaaGCTTAGCATCTCCCAGACAAGAGGGACCAATAACACTACCTGCAGCACCTCCATCCATTACACTGACAACTTTAAACACAACACCCTTTCGAAAGGACAACTAGATTCCTGCGCACAGAGAAATACAGAGCTCTCCTTTACAAACAAGAAACGTTTCAAAGATCAATCCAAGTCTCTTCAATGtccttgtttaattaaatatgGTCTCACTGGTGCTATAAAACATAGTGAATGTTAATATAAAGCATTCTTCCAAACGTTTCGTGTACATACTGTATTCACTGGAGATAGTATAAGGCACGTAAACAAATCCATCAGAGGCCTTCGGCCAAAAGCAGGAGTTGTCCGGGCAGTTCATGGCGTTCCTGGAGTTTGACACGACAATGTCACCCTCCATCAGATGCTCTTTGATTCCTGTTTGAAATTTGAGCAGAGAAACGTCTTAAAGGGGAACTTGTTTTAGCCACAATATGCATTTTTATGTACTTCTCTAggatcaaagaaacaaaacacatcaatATATTTGAATGATCATTATGTTAGTGGTAATGGGCAGTTTACAGACACAGGTAAGACCCTATCAAACTAATCTCAATGTGCTTCTGTTAAGAGTGCATAGATTGTAGAAATGAAGACACCGATCTCAAATAGAATATGCCAGCCTTAACTTCTATTCAATAAGCAGACCCAATATTTTAACAGGCAGTAAACGTCTCTTCTTTATGTTCAGAGGCTTTCCTACCTTTATTGGCTTCTAAGATGATGCTGAAGACATCCTTATCTTCAGGGATCCCTGGGCTACGTCTTTCTCTTTGACCTACAGAAGCAAAGCACCCCAGTGTGAAATCCTGTGTGCAGGGGCAGTGTGTGGAATACAGTGCTGTGTACTAATACTGGAAGCGAATGCAATCGAGCCCCCCTGTGACACACTGCTGACACTCTGACCATCACTCATGCACTATACAGTGAAAGCATTTCCTCCAGCATGTCACCtgggttacaaacacacacacaagcacactggccGTGCTGAAGAGACTCCACATTCAGCTGCTTCACTGTTTGGGTGCAGTTTTGAGTTTTTGTCCTTTCAAGTAAATTACACACCAGACTAAAGGTTTATTAATCTGGTCCAGTGTGTCTGGGATCCTGAATTACAAAGATGAACTCACTGCAATGTAAAATTCaatggataattttttttttctcgtatgggacatacacatataaaaacaaaatctaggaACTTGCCTTTTCCGCTGTGGTCCCCCTGCAACAATATAAGAatggaaagaaaaacatggagCCGTTAGTGAAATGTTTAAGAGCCCAgtgaaaatgcatttgaaatgagaAGCGCTGCAGCTGTGTGGCATTGTTACCTTCAGAGGCTTGCCGTGTGAGACACTGAGCAGCAGTGCTAAAGTGGCGAGCAC is part of the Acipenser ruthenus chromosome 39, fAciRut3.2 maternal haplotype, whole genome shotgun sequence genome and harbors:
- the LOC117966670 gene encoding hatching enzyme 1.2-like, whose amino-acid sequence is MKMDHKLVLATLALLLSVSHGKPLKGDHSGKGQRERRSPGIPEDKDVFSIILEANKGIKEHLMEGDIVVSNSRNAMNCPDNSCFWPKASDGFVYVPYTISSEYSAKEKDIISSAFPDFEAQTCIKFKQRTTEKDYINISPQNGCWSNIGKYKGVQQVSLSKGGCVYKATAQHELIHALGFFHEQSRPDRDSYVRINWQYIPADQVSNFYKQDINTLGMPYDYTSIMHYGRDAFSNTTGKFTIVPIPDETVEIGQRIAMSPRDIQKINMLYGCSKSMQCGGILTAVSGTLTSPNYPLEYPVNTDCMWIINAPKGYKVSLTISSFDVEYSEDCSYDYLTLRDGPVTTSPVQQTYCGSEPIPSFTSSGNAAVVQFHSDGSDVGTGFSAKYKFVPV